The following are encoded together in the Phaseolus vulgaris cultivar G19833 chromosome 9, P. vulgaris v2.0, whole genome shotgun sequence genome:
- the LOC137821269 gene encoding mogroside IE synthase-like: MEKKNTGRRAHCLVLTYPAQGHINPLLQFSKLLERQGVRITLVTTRFFCSNLQTVPPSIALETISDGFDKGGPREAGDFKLYLKRFWEVGPLTFGELLEKLGRSKDEHVDCVVYDSLFSWALDVAKRFGIVAAAYLTQNMAVNSIYYHVHLGNLQAPLTQDEISLPAMPKLHLQDMPSFFFNEDLGFLDFVVSQFSSIDKADWILCNTFYELDKEIADWIVKVWPKFKTTGPNIPSFFLDKQYEDDQDYGITQFKSEECMEWLDDKPKGSVVYVSFGSLVSFGEEQMKEIAFCLRECSNYFLWVVRDSEETKLPKDFEKKTEKGLVVTWCSQLKVLAHEAVGCFVTHCGWNSTLETLCLGVPTVAIPYWSDQSTNAKLISDVWKTGIRALVDEKKIVQRETLKHCIKEIMEGCEEMKTNAIQWRTLAVRALSEGGSSYENVKEFANQIYQNS; the protein is encoded by the exons ATGGAGAAGAAAAACACGGGTAGGAGAGCACACTGTTTGGTATTGACATATCCAGCTCAAGGTCACATTAATCCCTTGCTTCAATTCTCCAAGCTATTGGAACGGCAAGGGGTGAGAATAACTCTTGTCACAACTCGTTTCTTCTGCAGTAACCTGCAAACTGTGCCTCCTTCTATCGCCCTTGAAACCATCTCAGATGGGTTTGACAAAGGGGGGCCAAGAGAGGCTGGGGACTTCAAACTCTATTTGAAACGTTTTTGGGAAGTTGGGCCACTCACCTTTGGCGAGCTTCTTGAGAAACTTGGTAGATCAAAAGATGAGCATGTTGACTGTGTTGTGTATGATTCATTATTCTCATGGGCACTAGATGTGGCAAAGAGATTTGGGATAGTTGCAGCAGCTTATCTCACTCAAAACATGGCTGTGAATAGTATATACTATCATGTTCACTTGGGGAACTTGCAAGCTCCACTCACACAGGATGAGATTTCTCTTCCTGCCATGCCTAAACTTCATCTTCAGGACATGCCTTCTTTCTTCTTTAATGAAGATTTGGGTTTTCTTGATTTTGTGGTTTCTCAGTTCTCCAGTATTGACAAAGCTGATTGGATCCTGTGCAACACCTTCTATGAGCTGGATAAGGAG ATAGCAGATTGGATTGTGAAGGTTTGGCCAAAATTTAAGACCACAGGACCAAACATTCCATCTTTCTTTTTAGATAAACAAtatgaagatgaccaagatTATGGGATCACACAATTCAAGAGTGAAGAATGCATGGAATGGTTAGATGATAAGCCAAAAGGGTCTGTTGTGTATGTATCATTTGGGAGTTTGGTTTCCTTTGGTGAAGAGCAAATGAAAGAAATAGCATTCTGCTTGAGAGAGTGCTCCAATTATTTCTTGTGGGTGGTGAGAGATTCTGAAGAAACCAAACTTCCTAAAGATTTtgagaagaaaacagaaaagGGTTTGGTGGTAACATGGTGTTCCCAATTAAAAGTTCTTGCTCATGAGGCTGTTGGGTGTTTTGTGACACACTGTGGTTGGAATTCCACATTAGAAACTTTGTGCTTAGGAGTTCCAACAGTTGCAATACCTTATTGGTCAGACCAAAGCACAAATGCAAAGCTTATTTCAGATGTTTGGAAAACTGGAATTAGAGCTCTTGTTGATGAGAAAAAGATTGTGCAACGAGAAACCTTAAAGCATTGTATAAAGGAAATAATGGAGGGATGTGAAGAAATGAAGACCAATGCCATTCAATGGAGGACTTTAGCAGTAAGAGCTCTTAGTGAAGGTGGTAGTTCTTATGAAAATGTCAAAGAATTTGCGAATCAAATTTATCAAAATTCATAA
- the LOC137821270 gene encoding histone deacetylase 19 isoform X1, producing the protein MDSGGNSLPSAPDAVKRKVCYFYDPEVGNYYYGQGHPMKPHRIRMTHALLAHYGLLQHMQVHKPFPARDRDLCRFHADDYVAFLRSITPETQQDHLRQLKRFNVGEDCPVFDGLYSFCQTYAGGSVGGAVKLNHDQCDIAVNWAGGLHHAKKCEASGFCYVNDIVLAILELLKQHERVLYVDIDIHHGDGVEEAFYTTDRVMTVSFHKFGDYFPGTGDVRDIGYGKGKYYSLNVPLDDGIDDESYHFLFKPLIGKVMEVFRPGAVVLQCGADSLSGDRLGCFNLSIRGHAECVKYMRSFNVPLLLLGGGGYTIRNVARCWCYETGVALGIEVDDKMPEHEYYEYFGPDYTLHVAPSNMENKNSRYLLEEIQSKLLENLSKLQHAPSVQFQERPPDSDLGEADEDHDNGDETWDPDSDMDVDVERGLVPSRVKKEIVEPQLNDPFQDDQRRSGEHLRDSDTAVAETCMKALDISSQKADEDNVKVEHNTVNDLTKETGLKC; encoded by the exons ATGGATTCCGGCGGCAATTCTTTACCGTCTGCACCTGATGCGGTTAAGAGAAAGGTTTGCTATTTCTATGATCCAGAGGTTGGGAATTACTATTATGGTCAAGGTCACCCTATGAAGCCACATCGTATACGGATGACACATGCTCTTCTTGCTCATTATGGATTGCTTCAGCACATGCAGGTCCATAAGCCATTTCCTGCTAGAGATCGGGATCTTTGTCGTTTTCACGCTGATGATTATGTTGCATTCCTTCGAAGCATAACTCCTGAAACACAGCAGGATCATCTGAGGCAACTCAAACGCTTTAATGTTGGTGAAGATTGTCCTGTTTTTGATGGCCTCTACTCTTTCTGTCAAACTTATGCAGGGGGGTCAGTTGGGGGTGCTGTCAAGTTAAATCATGACCAATGTGATATTGCTGTCAACTGGGCTGGTGGGTTGCATCATGCCAAGAAGTGTGAGGCTTCTGGATTTTGCTATGTTAATGATATAGTCCTCGCAATCTTAGAACTTCTTAAACAACATGAG CGTGTTCTGTACGTGGATATTGATATCCACCATGGAGATGGTGTGGAGGAAGCATTCTATACTACTGACAGAGTCATGACTGTTTCTTTTCATAAATTCGGAGACTATTTTCCTGGTACTGGGGATGTACGTGATATTGGATATGGAAAAGGAAAATACTACTCTCTTAATGTTCCACTTGATGATGGCATTGATGATGAGAGTTATCATTTCTTGTTCAAACCATTAATTGGCAAAGTAATGGAAGTGTTCAGACCTGGTGCAGTAGTTCTCCAATGCGGTGCTGATTCTCTATCTGGAGACCGATTGGGATGTTTCAATCTTTCAATTAGGGGACATGCAGAGTGTGTCAAATACATGAGATCATTCAACGTGCCCCTCTTGCTACTAGGTGGTGGTGGCTACACCATTCGGAATGTTGCTCGATGTTGGTGCTATGAG ACAGGAGTTGCTCTTGGAATAGAAGTTGATGACAAAATGCCAGAACATGAGTATTATGAATATTTTGGTCCAGATTATACCCTCCATGTTGCCCCAAGTAACATGGAAAACAAGAATTCCCGTTATTTACTTGAAGAAATTCAATCTAAGCTACTTGAGAATCTTTCCAAGCTGCAGCATGCTCCTAGTGTCCAATTTCAGGAAAGGCCTCCGGATTCTGATCTTGGAGAG GCAGATGAAGATCATGACAATGGAGATGAGACATGGGATCCAGATTCAGACATGGACGTTGATGTTGAACG TGGGCTTGTACCAAGCAGAGTAAAGAAAGAAATAGTTGAACCGCAACTCAATGATCCG TTTCAGGATGACCAAAGAAGAAGTGGGGAGCATTTGAGAGACTCTGATACTGCAGTTGCTGAAACTTGTATGAAG GCTCTAGATATTTCTTCTCAGAAAGCTGATGAAGATAATGTGAAAGTTGAACACAATACTGTGAATGATTTGACCAAAGAGACGGGCCTAAAGTGCTAA
- the LOC137821271 gene encoding monosaccharide-sensing protein 2 — protein sequence MSGAILVAVAAAIGNLLQGWDNATIAGSILYIKREFQLESQPTVEGLIVAMSLIGATVVTTCSGALSDLLGRRPMLIISSLLYFVSSLVMLWSPNVYILLFARLLDGLGIGLAVTLVPLYISETAPPEIRGLLNTLPQFTGSAGMFFSYCMVFGMSLTKAPSWRLMLGVLSIPSLIYFALTLFFLPESPRWLVSKGRMLEAKKVLQRLRGREDVAGEMALLVEGLGVGGDTSIEEYIISPANELGDEEDPYREKDQIKLYGPEQGQSWVARPAAGASSTGLVSRKGSMANQTGLVDPLVTLFGSVHEKLPETGSTLFPHFGSMFSVGGNQPRNEDWDEESIAREGDDYVSDAAAGDSDDNLHSPLISRQTTSLDKDIPPTAHSNLSSTRQGSLLHGNAGEPTGSTRIGSGWQLAWKWTEREDPNGNKESGFKRIYLHQEGGPVSRGGGSVVSLPGGDLPNDGETVQAAALVSKPALYTKDVMRQRPVGPAMIHPSETTAKGPNWSDLFEPGVKHALIVGVGLQVLQQFSGINGVLYYTPQILEQAGVGYLLSNLGLGSTSSSFLISAVTTLLMLPCIAVAMRLMDISGRRTLLLTTIPVLIASLLILVLGSLVDLGSTANASISTISVIVYFCFFVMGFGPIPNILCAEIFPTRVRGLCIAICALTFWICDIIVTYTLPVMLNSIGLAGVFGIYAVVCFIAWVFVFLKVPETKGMPLEVIIEFFSVGAKQVDDAKVQLT from the exons ATGAGTGGAGCTATTCTTGTTGCTGTTGCTGCTGCCATCGGTAACTTGCTGCAAGGATGGGATAATGCGACTATTGCTG GATCCATCTTGTACATAAAAAGGGAGTTTCAATTAGAAAGTCAACCCACAGTTGAAGGTCTAATTGTGGCCATGTCACTTATTGGTGCCACCGTTGTAACTACATGCTCCGGAGCCCTTTCAGACTTGCTTGGCCGACGTCCTATGTTGATTATTTCATCTCTCCTTTATTTTGTTAGTTCTCTTGTGATGCTGTGGTCTCCAAATGTTTATATCCTCCTCTTTGCAAGGCTTTTAGATGGTTTGGGAATTGGTTTGGCAGTTACCTTGGTACCTCTTTACATATCCGAGACAGCTCCTCCTGAGATTAGGGGATTACTCAATACACTTCCACAGTTTACTGGTTCCGCAGGAATGTTTTTCTCCTATTGTATGGTGTTTGGGATGTCACTGACCAAGGCGCCAAGCTGGAGACTCATGTTGGGTGTTCTTTCAATCCCTTCTCTTATTTACTTTGCACTCACACTGTTCTTCTTGCCCGAGTCCCCGAGATGGCTTGTTAGTAAAGGCCGAATGCTTGAGGCCAAGAAGGTTTTGCAGCGCCTTCGTGGAAGGGAAGATGTTGCCG GTGAAATGGCTTTACTGGTTGAGGGTCTTGGAGTTGGAGGTGATACATCCATAGAAGAGTATATAATTAGTCCAGCCAATGAACTTGGTGATGAAGAGGATCCATACAGAGAAAAAGATCAGATTAAGTTGTATGGACCGGAACAAGGTCAGTCCTGGGTTGCTAGACCTGCTGCTGGAGCAAGTTCAACTGGCCTTGTATCTCGGAAAGGAAGCATGGCAAATCAAACTGGTCTAGTGGACCCTCTAGTGACCCTCTTTGGTAGTGTTCATGAGAAGCTCCCAGAAACAGGAAGCACTCTTTTTCCACACTTTGGGAGTATGTTTAGTGTTGGGGGAAATCAGCCTAGGAATGAAGATTGGGATGAAGAAAGCATTGCCAGAGAGGGTGATGATTATGTCTCTGATGCTGCTGCCGGTGATTCTGATGACAATTTGCACAGTCCATTGATCTCACGTCAAACAACGAGTCTGGATAAGGACATTCCTCCAACTGCTCATAGCAACCTTTCAAGCACGAGGCAAGGTAGTCTTTTGCATGGAAATGCAGGAGAACCCACTGGTAGTACCAGGATTGGTAGTGGTTGGCAGCTAGCATGGAAATGGACTGAAAGAGAGGACCCAAATGGAAACAAGGAAAGTGGCTTTAAGAGAATATACTTACACCAAGAAGGTGGTCCTGTATCACGTGGTGGTGGTTCTGTGGTTTCACTCCCTGGTGGTGATTTACCGAATGATGGTGAGACTGTACAGGCTGCTGCTTTGGTGAGTAAGCCAGCCCTTTATACCAAGGACGTTATGCGTCAACGACCTGTTGGACCAGCTATGATTCATCCATCTGAAACAACTGCAAAAGGGCCAAACTGGAGTGACCTTTTTGAACCCGGGGTGAAGCATGCCTTGATTGTGGGGGTGGGACTTCAAGTTCTTCAGCAG TTCTCTGGTATAAATGGGGTTCTCTACTACACACCTCAAATTCTTGAGCAGGCAGGTGTTGGTTATCTTCTTTCAAACCTAGGCCTTGGTTCTACTTCTTCATCCTTTCTTATTAGTGCAGTGACAACCTTGTTGATGCTTCCTTGTATAGCCGTTGCCATGAGGCTCATGGATATATCTGGCAGAAG GACTTTGCTACTTACTACAATTCCCGTCCTAATAGCATCTCTTCTCATATTAGTCCTGGGGAGTCTTGTGGATTTGGGCAGCACTGCAAATGCATCAATCTCAACCATTAGTGTCATTGTATATTTCTGTTTCTTTGTCATGGGATTTGGGCCAATTCCTAATATACTTTGTGCAGAGATCTTCCCCACTCGAGTTCGTGGTCTCTGCATTGCCATTTGTGCTCTTACCTTTTGGATCTGTGATATCATTGTCACCTACACACTCCCAGTTATGCTCAATTCTATAGGCCTCGCTGGTGTTTTTGGTATTTATGCTGTGGTGTGCTTCATAGCATGGGTGTTTGTCTTTTTGAAAGTTCCAGAAACCAAGGGCATGCCACTGGAAGTGATCATTGAGTTCTTCTCTGTCGGAGCAAAACAAGTTGACGATGCCAAAGTACAACTGACCTAA
- the LOC137821270 gene encoding histone deacetylase 19 isoform X2 — MDSGGNSLPSAPDAVKRKVCYFYDPEVGNYYYGQGHPMKPHRIRMTHALLAHYGLLQHMQVHKPFPARDRDLCRFHADDYVAFLRSITPETQQDHLRQLKRFNVGEDCPVFDGLYSFCQTYAGGSVGGAVKLNHDQCDIAVNWAGGLHHAKKCEASGFCYVNDIVLAILELLKQHERVLYVDIDIHHGDGVEEAFYTTDRVMTVSFHKFGDYFPGTGDVRDIGYGKGKYYSLNVPLDDGIDDESYHFLFKPLIGKVMEVFRPGAVVLQCGADSLSGDRLGCFNLSIRGHAECVKYMRSFNVPLLLLGGGGYTIRNVARCWCYETGVALGIEVDDKMPEHEYYEYFGPDYTLHVAPSNMENKNSRYLLEEIQSKLLENLSKLQHAPSVQFQERPPDSDLGEADEDHDNGDETWDPDSDMDVDVERGLVPSRVKKEIVEPQLNDPDDQRRSGEHLRDSDTAVAETCMKALDISSQKADEDNVKVEHNTVNDLTKETGLKC; from the exons ATGGATTCCGGCGGCAATTCTTTACCGTCTGCACCTGATGCGGTTAAGAGAAAGGTTTGCTATTTCTATGATCCAGAGGTTGGGAATTACTATTATGGTCAAGGTCACCCTATGAAGCCACATCGTATACGGATGACACATGCTCTTCTTGCTCATTATGGATTGCTTCAGCACATGCAGGTCCATAAGCCATTTCCTGCTAGAGATCGGGATCTTTGTCGTTTTCACGCTGATGATTATGTTGCATTCCTTCGAAGCATAACTCCTGAAACACAGCAGGATCATCTGAGGCAACTCAAACGCTTTAATGTTGGTGAAGATTGTCCTGTTTTTGATGGCCTCTACTCTTTCTGTCAAACTTATGCAGGGGGGTCAGTTGGGGGTGCTGTCAAGTTAAATCATGACCAATGTGATATTGCTGTCAACTGGGCTGGTGGGTTGCATCATGCCAAGAAGTGTGAGGCTTCTGGATTTTGCTATGTTAATGATATAGTCCTCGCAATCTTAGAACTTCTTAAACAACATGAG CGTGTTCTGTACGTGGATATTGATATCCACCATGGAGATGGTGTGGAGGAAGCATTCTATACTACTGACAGAGTCATGACTGTTTCTTTTCATAAATTCGGAGACTATTTTCCTGGTACTGGGGATGTACGTGATATTGGATATGGAAAAGGAAAATACTACTCTCTTAATGTTCCACTTGATGATGGCATTGATGATGAGAGTTATCATTTCTTGTTCAAACCATTAATTGGCAAAGTAATGGAAGTGTTCAGACCTGGTGCAGTAGTTCTCCAATGCGGTGCTGATTCTCTATCTGGAGACCGATTGGGATGTTTCAATCTTTCAATTAGGGGACATGCAGAGTGTGTCAAATACATGAGATCATTCAACGTGCCCCTCTTGCTACTAGGTGGTGGTGGCTACACCATTCGGAATGTTGCTCGATGTTGGTGCTATGAG ACAGGAGTTGCTCTTGGAATAGAAGTTGATGACAAAATGCCAGAACATGAGTATTATGAATATTTTGGTCCAGATTATACCCTCCATGTTGCCCCAAGTAACATGGAAAACAAGAATTCCCGTTATTTACTTGAAGAAATTCAATCTAAGCTACTTGAGAATCTTTCCAAGCTGCAGCATGCTCCTAGTGTCCAATTTCAGGAAAGGCCTCCGGATTCTGATCTTGGAGAG GCAGATGAAGATCATGACAATGGAGATGAGACATGGGATCCAGATTCAGACATGGACGTTGATGTTGAACG TGGGCTTGTACCAAGCAGAGTAAAGAAAGAAATAGTTGAACCGCAACTCAATGATCCG GATGACCAAAGAAGAAGTGGGGAGCATTTGAGAGACTCTGATACTGCAGTTGCTGAAACTTGTATGAAG GCTCTAGATATTTCTTCTCAGAAAGCTGATGAAGATAATGTGAAAGTTGAACACAATACTGTGAATGATTTGACCAAAGAGACGGGCCTAAAGTGCTAA
- the LOC137821270 gene encoding histone deacetylase 19 isoform X3: MDSGGNSLPSAPDAVKRKVCYFYDPEVGNYYYGQGHPMKPHRIRMTHALLAHYGLLQHMQVHKPFPARDRDLCRFHADDYVAFLRSITPETQQDHLRQLKRFNVGEDCPVFDGLYSFCQTYAGGSVGGAVKLNHDQCDIAVNWAGGLHHAKKCEASGFCYVNDIVLAILELLKQHERVLYVDIDIHHGDGVEEAFYTTDRVMTVSFHKFGDYFPGTGDVRDIGYGKGKYYSLNVPLDDGIDDESYHFLFKPLIGKVMEVFRPGAVVLQCGADSLSGDRLGCFNLSIRGHAECVKYMRSFNVPLLLLGGGGYTIRNVARCWCYETGVALGIEVDDKMPEHEYYEYFGPDYTLHVAPSNMENKNSRYLLEEIQSKLLENLSKLQHAPSVQFQERPPDSDLGEADEDHDNGDETWDPDSDMDVDVERGLVPSRVKKEIVEPQLNDPD, from the exons ATGGATTCCGGCGGCAATTCTTTACCGTCTGCACCTGATGCGGTTAAGAGAAAGGTTTGCTATTTCTATGATCCAGAGGTTGGGAATTACTATTATGGTCAAGGTCACCCTATGAAGCCACATCGTATACGGATGACACATGCTCTTCTTGCTCATTATGGATTGCTTCAGCACATGCAGGTCCATAAGCCATTTCCTGCTAGAGATCGGGATCTTTGTCGTTTTCACGCTGATGATTATGTTGCATTCCTTCGAAGCATAACTCCTGAAACACAGCAGGATCATCTGAGGCAACTCAAACGCTTTAATGTTGGTGAAGATTGTCCTGTTTTTGATGGCCTCTACTCTTTCTGTCAAACTTATGCAGGGGGGTCAGTTGGGGGTGCTGTCAAGTTAAATCATGACCAATGTGATATTGCTGTCAACTGGGCTGGTGGGTTGCATCATGCCAAGAAGTGTGAGGCTTCTGGATTTTGCTATGTTAATGATATAGTCCTCGCAATCTTAGAACTTCTTAAACAACATGAG CGTGTTCTGTACGTGGATATTGATATCCACCATGGAGATGGTGTGGAGGAAGCATTCTATACTACTGACAGAGTCATGACTGTTTCTTTTCATAAATTCGGAGACTATTTTCCTGGTACTGGGGATGTACGTGATATTGGATATGGAAAAGGAAAATACTACTCTCTTAATGTTCCACTTGATGATGGCATTGATGATGAGAGTTATCATTTCTTGTTCAAACCATTAATTGGCAAAGTAATGGAAGTGTTCAGACCTGGTGCAGTAGTTCTCCAATGCGGTGCTGATTCTCTATCTGGAGACCGATTGGGATGTTTCAATCTTTCAATTAGGGGACATGCAGAGTGTGTCAAATACATGAGATCATTCAACGTGCCCCTCTTGCTACTAGGTGGTGGTGGCTACACCATTCGGAATGTTGCTCGATGTTGGTGCTATGAG ACAGGAGTTGCTCTTGGAATAGAAGTTGATGACAAAATGCCAGAACATGAGTATTATGAATATTTTGGTCCAGATTATACCCTCCATGTTGCCCCAAGTAACATGGAAAACAAGAATTCCCGTTATTTACTTGAAGAAATTCAATCTAAGCTACTTGAGAATCTTTCCAAGCTGCAGCATGCTCCTAGTGTCCAATTTCAGGAAAGGCCTCCGGATTCTGATCTTGGAGAG GCAGATGAAGATCATGACAATGGAGATGAGACATGGGATCCAGATTCAGACATGGACGTTGATGTTGAACG TGGGCTTGTACCAAGCAGAGTAAAGAAAGAAATAGTTGAACCGCAACTCAATGATCCG GATTGA